One Pseudomonas sp. FP1742 genomic window carries:
- a CDS encoding TIGR03759 family integrating conjugative element protein has product MNRAPLLPVVCLVSLLTMGAAMGNPITTQSQIQDTQSAPLGRSHTKQATSWGLTEQEWTRFEQIQAGPRGFWSPNLDPLTALGVEAQTDQERQRYAELQVALEAKRAQRELAYQNAYTAAWAKLFPGLLPIQGMASPSPASSSVVPRPALFVEDHCPACTAEAQRLQSSDTAFDIYLVGSQGEDERVRSWARQADIDPAKVQRRQITLNHDRGRWFSLGAPGPLPATFQQVNGQWQRLD; this is encoded by the coding sequence ATGAACAGAGCGCCACTCCTCCCCGTCGTCTGTCTGGTCTCACTGCTGACCATGGGTGCTGCGATGGGTAACCCCATCACGACACAGTCACAGATCCAGGACACGCAGTCCGCTCCGCTGGGGCGCTCTCACACAAAGCAGGCGACAAGCTGGGGGCTGACGGAGCAGGAGTGGACACGCTTCGAACAGATCCAAGCCGGCCCGCGCGGTTTCTGGAGCCCGAACCTCGATCCGTTGACCGCACTCGGGGTCGAGGCCCAGACCGACCAAGAGCGCCAGCGCTATGCCGAATTACAGGTAGCGCTGGAAGCCAAACGCGCCCAGCGCGAGTTGGCCTACCAAAACGCTTACACTGCGGCCTGGGCCAAGCTGTTTCCCGGGCTGCTGCCGATCCAGGGCATGGCATCCCCGTCCCCTGCCAGCTCATCGGTCGTGCCGCGCCCGGCTCTGTTTGTGGAGGACCACTGTCCAGCGTGCACCGCCGAAGCGCAGCGTCTGCAAAGCAGTGATACGGCGTTCGATATCTACCTGGTGGGCAGCCAAGGCGAGGATGAACGTGTCCGTAGCTGGGCCCGGCAAGCAGACATCGATCCGGCCAAGGTTCAACGCCGGCAGATCACCCTGAATCATGACCGTGGTCGCTGGTTCAGCCTAGGTGCTCCGGGGCCATTGCCTGCCACATTTCAACAGGTGAACGGACAATGGCAACGCCTCGACTGA
- a CDS encoding PFL_4669 family integrating conjugative element protein produces MADHYQLNLGSLRSSITLTLHTHHAARIWQGRTAREGVHSIMGMAGYISVTNLIKQTAAQDDPYADWAIVQLEEKLMQAKAGMLELTQQLDRIRQDLPTQIDMSDNLNIHPVTLPLYIGSQLGFLAVYLLTDYDTLVRRTLLAHHTALVGRRDMEAWIDDGAHLLRSLFGQAQRYRHAGVTRDDMAANNARALAAIEKLGFPPMDILEGHRRSQFAPSIIRRGTVAVDDVDELAEQAGEPTATVDESEDDA; encoded by the coding sequence GTGGCCGATCACTATCAACTCAACCTGGGTTCATTGCGCAGCAGCATCACCCTGACCCTGCACACTCACCACGCCGCCCGTATCTGGCAAGGTCGAACCGCACGTGAAGGCGTTCATTCGATCATGGGCATGGCCGGCTACATCAGTGTCACCAACCTGATCAAACAAACCGCGGCCCAAGACGATCCCTATGCCGATTGGGCCATCGTGCAACTCGAAGAAAAACTGATGCAGGCCAAGGCTGGGATGCTGGAACTGACCCAACAGCTGGATCGGATCAGACAGGACCTGCCGACGCAGATCGACATGAGCGACAACCTCAACATCCACCCCGTCACCTTGCCGTTGTACATCGGCAGCCAGCTGGGTTTTCTGGCGGTCTACTTGCTGACCGACTACGACACTCTGGTGCGCCGGACCCTATTGGCCCATCACACCGCCCTGGTCGGTCGCAGAGACATGGAAGCCTGGATCGACGACGGCGCTCATCTGCTGCGCAGTCTGTTCGGCCAGGCGCAGCGCTATCGGCATGCCGGCGTCACACGCGATGACATGGCGGCAAACAACGCCCGTGCCCTGGCGGCCATCGAGAAACTGGGCTTTCCCCCGATGGACATCCTTGAGGGGCATCGCCGCTCCCAGTTCGCGCCGTCAATCATTCGTCGGGGTACTGTGGCAGTGGATGACGTTGACGAGTTGGCAGAGCAAGCGGGAGAACCAACTGCGACAGTGGATGAGTCGGAGGACGACGCATGA
- a CDS encoding lytic transglycosylase produces the protein MATPRLSGIALMLTMLAVQADELPPPAYQLAAHGAEIPSTVLFAIALQESGIPIHGRLLPWPWTLNVAGTPYRFATRQAACHALLQALARHDAKRVDAGLGQTNLGYHGQRFSNPCEALDPYRNLAVTAALLQEHHAATSDWVSAAGRYHRPAGGTPAARYRAGFSRQLERLQVSFKQGTPP, from the coding sequence ATGGCAACGCCTCGACTGAGTGGTATAGCGCTCATGCTGACGATGCTCGCCGTCCAAGCTGACGAACTTCCGCCTCCTGCGTACCAACTGGCGGCGCATGGCGCCGAGATCCCTTCTACGGTGCTGTTCGCGATTGCTCTACAGGAGAGTGGCATCCCCATCCATGGTCGACTGCTGCCCTGGCCTTGGACCTTGAACGTCGCCGGAACACCCTACCGCTTCGCCACTCGCCAGGCCGCCTGTCACGCTTTGCTTCAGGCACTCGCCCGACATGACGCCAAGCGGGTCGATGCCGGACTCGGACAAACCAACCTGGGTTACCACGGGCAACGTTTTTCCAACCCCTGCGAAGCCCTTGATCCCTACCGAAATCTCGCCGTGACCGCCGCACTGTTGCAGGAGCATCACGCCGCCACCAGTGATTGGGTGTCAGCTGCCGGACGCTATCACCGCCCGGCGGGAGGTACACCCGCCGCGCGTTACCGCGCCGGCTTTTCCCGGCAACTCGAACGACTTCAGGTTTCCTTCAAACAGGGCACACCACCATGA
- the radC gene encoding DNA repair protein RadC, with product MSTQLTLIETSDFEADRIVQENQLIDEALHILDRRLFTRGPNLTSPDAVTSYLKLHLAQQEHEVFGVIFLDAKHRVLAFEVLFHGSIDGASVYPRQVVKRSLAHNAAAAIFVHNHPSGCTEPSQADRVLTARLKEALALIEVRVLDHFIVGEGRPLSLAEYGWL from the coding sequence ATGAGCACCCAACTCACACTGATTGAAACCTCGGATTTCGAAGCTGATCGTATCGTCCAAGAAAACCAGCTGATCGACGAAGCGCTGCATATTCTGGATCGTCGGCTGTTCACCCGCGGCCCTAATCTGACGTCGCCTGACGCCGTGACCTCATACCTAAAACTGCATCTTGCGCAACAAGAGCATGAAGTCTTCGGTGTGATTTTTCTCGATGCCAAGCACCGAGTGCTGGCGTTCGAAGTTCTCTTTCATGGCAGCATTGATGGCGCCAGCGTTTACCCCCGCCAAGTCGTTAAGCGTTCCCTAGCGCATAACGCTGCGGCCGCCATTTTTGTTCACAACCACCCCTCAGGGTGTACGGAACCCAGCCAGGCGGATCGCGTGTTGACCGCACGGTTGAAAGAGGCCTTGGCCTTGATCGAAGTGCGCGTACTGGATCACTTCATCGTGGGTGAAGGTCGTCCGCTCTCCCTTGCCGAATACGGCTGGCTTTAA
- a CDS encoding single-stranded DNA-binding protein encodes MSTFFVGEGNIGSAPEFQEFPSGNDEPRRLLRLNVYFDNPVPRDGSYEDRGGYWAPVELWHREAEHWNTLYQKGMRVLVEGRTVRDEWEDSEDNARVTFKIEARRVGMLPHRVHSVVMRERSSEPAASATHVGQNTEQASSPTSKPKKRRGPPPTD; translated from the coding sequence ATGAGTACTTTTTTTGTCGGCGAAGGCAATATCGGCAGTGCGCCAGAGTTCCAGGAATTTCCATCAGGCAATGACGAGCCACGGCGTTTGCTACGGCTGAATGTGTACTTCGACAACCCCGTGCCGCGCGACGGCAGCTATGAAGATCGAGGCGGCTATTGGGCGCCGGTTGAGCTCTGGCACCGCGAGGCTGAACACTGGAACACGCTGTACCAGAAAGGCATGCGTGTATTGGTCGAAGGCCGTACCGTGCGCGATGAGTGGGAGGACAGCGAAGACAATGCGCGGGTCACCTTCAAGATCGAGGCCCGTCGAGTCGGCATGCTGCCTCACCGGGTGCACAGCGTGGTCATGCGCGAACGCTCCAGTGAACCAGCGGCATCTGCGACACACGTCGGGCAAAACACAGAGCAGGCCAGCTCCCCTACATCGAAACCCAAAAAACGCAGAGGGCCGCCACCTACAGACTGA
- a CDS encoding PilL N-terminal domain-containing protein, which produces MERFFTPVCLLGLLSACTAQIPNPLPTNPAVNGGFNRAQLSKGTAEGSHPRELRYGRYTLVSTEPTTEQRDLLAQIMEVNIPSSLSPSVQDALQYVLQRSGYSLCPVTASVRVLFTRPLPAAHYRMGPIPLRSALQVLAGPAWQLTTDEVSRSVCFKQQKADAGVTLTIPVSPHQLEARP; this is translated from the coding sequence ATGGAGCGTTTTTTCACGCCTGTCTGCCTGCTGGGTTTGTTGAGCGCCTGCACCGCGCAAATCCCCAACCCATTGCCGACCAATCCAGCGGTCAACGGTGGCTTCAATCGAGCCCAGCTCTCGAAGGGCACGGCCGAAGGAAGCCATCCGCGAGAGCTCCGCTATGGCCGCTACACGCTGGTCAGCACTGAGCCCACCACGGAACAACGCGATCTTCTCGCCCAAATCATGGAAGTGAACATCCCGTCCAGTCTGAGTCCTTCGGTGCAGGATGCGTTGCAGTACGTATTGCAGCGCTCGGGCTATTCGCTCTGCCCCGTTACCGCGTCAGTGAGGGTGCTCTTTACTCGGCCCCTGCCAGCGGCCCATTACCGGATGGGTCCAATCCCTTTGCGCAGCGCGCTACAAGTGCTGGCTGGTCCCGCCTGGCAACTCACGACCGATGAAGTCAGCCGTTCGGTCTGCTTCAAACAGCAGAAAGCTGATGCCGGCGTCACGCTGACCATACCCGTCTCGCCCCATCAGTTGGAGGCACGTCCATGA
- a CDS encoding integrating conjugative element protein, whose amino-acid sequence MKRIPIVHFCILLLAPFAQPELTVAGDPPSDFTRHHFQVARSPINNKIQPDRAVHADLSTFAGEAWILPIRSSLLSPGQITSRALNMPGLRPFFLVGEDPHSLAWLRQRADKLQEMGAAGLAVEVADTEALGRIRAAAPGITILPVNGNDIATRLQIDHYPVLITATSLEQ is encoded by the coding sequence ATGAAGCGAATCCCCATTGTCCATTTTTGCATCCTACTCTTGGCACCTTTCGCCCAACCGGAACTGACCGTAGCCGGGGATCCGCCTAGCGACTTCACCCGACACCATTTTCAAGTTGCCAGGTCGCCAATAAACAACAAGATCCAGCCTGATCGGGCCGTGCATGCTGACCTGTCCACGTTTGCCGGTGAAGCCTGGATACTGCCCATCCGCAGCTCCCTCTTGAGCCCAGGCCAGATCACGTCTCGCGCCCTGAACATGCCGGGCTTGCGGCCATTTTTCCTGGTCGGTGAGGATCCCCACTCACTGGCTTGGTTGCGTCAACGCGCGGATAAACTGCAGGAAATGGGCGCGGCTGGCCTCGCCGTCGAAGTGGCCGATACTGAAGCCCTGGGCCGGATTCGAGCAGCCGCTCCGGGCATCACCATTCTGCCGGTCAACGGTAACGACATCGCCACCCGCCTCCAGATTGACCACTACCCTGTCTTGATCACTGCCACCTCACTGGAACAGTGA
- a CDS encoding ABC transporter substrate-binding protein yields MNPTHQAPAPLKASNPFARGYENLYIERLLLITYENDCPPCFRAVHDAQAHLPDDELQLFPCLFNDDFALISEGQSIPDELDERCPSTGLVRQVIYAVMGEMLNERHHVGDLYSLEEAQAMVRRLRFETGHYSRAWEISTAHLPEEAMLYLEEWVSHSAPRQTGLLFELFTLSDCCGIGCKLIGTPWTDDNLLKIEGRPYSSLRQEQLDAGTPVALIEVLYLAALADVRLLIFDPDAAVLDGLATFDE; encoded by the coding sequence ATGAACCCCACACACCAAGCCCCAGCTCCGCTGAAGGCCTCAAACCCATTTGCTCGCGGTTACGAGAACCTTTATATCGAACGGCTGCTACTGATCACCTACGAAAACGACTGCCCTCCCTGCTTTCGAGCCGTGCACGACGCACAAGCCCATCTGCCCGACGATGAGCTGCAACTGTTCCCCTGCCTGTTCAATGACGATTTCGCCTTGATCAGCGAAGGCCAATCTATCCCAGATGAGTTAGATGAACGCTGCCCGTCCACCGGGCTGGTGCGCCAAGTGATCTATGCCGTGATGGGCGAAATGCTCAACGAGCGGCATCACGTCGGCGACCTGTACTCCCTGGAAGAAGCCCAAGCCATGGTCCGTCGCTTGCGCTTCGAAACGGGACACTACAGTCGAGCCTGGGAAATCAGCACCGCACACCTTCCCGAAGAAGCGATGCTTTATCTAGAAGAGTGGGTCAGTCACTCCGCACCGAGGCAAACCGGCCTCTTGTTCGAGCTGTTCACGTTGTCGGATTGCTGTGGCATCGGTTGCAAATTGATCGGCACGCCATGGACCGACGATAACCTGCTGAAGATTGAGGGCCGTCCTTACTCATCGCTGAGGCAAGAGCAACTCGATGCCGGTACGCCAGTAGCGTTGATCGAGGTGCTGTACCTCGCGGCATTGGCCGATGTGCGATTGTTGATCTTCGACCCCGACGCTGCCGTTTTGGATGGCCTCGCCACTTTTGATGAATAG
- a CDS encoding chemotaxis protein has protein sequence MKASTFQTLTIGLLCLAVAGLSGGLYNQYQRVAELQSTNTQHLQTLDTLQRDSNALKDAQEKLQYALKDLKQMVDSGEQQANTLDPMLDQWAQEIQELRDGLAARATEADMTALRARLEHVEQQLLDLRTKPFPPPPTPSATQPKKTARPKPAPLLPPFSVLGVESRGGERFLAVAPPDSRSLRDVRLLHSGEQLGAWRLKVLEPNSAIFAVAAQPDQTVHLP, from the coding sequence ATGAAAGCCTCAACGTTTCAAACCCTTACAATCGGGCTTCTTTGCCTAGCGGTCGCCGGCCTGAGTGGTGGTTTGTATAACCAGTATCAACGAGTGGCCGAACTGCAGAGCACGAACACTCAACACCTACAAACCCTGGACACCCTGCAACGTGATTCAAACGCCCTCAAGGATGCACAGGAAAAGCTGCAGTACGCGCTGAAAGACTTGAAGCAGATGGTCGATAGCGGTGAGCAACAGGCCAATACCCTCGATCCGATGTTGGATCAATGGGCGCAAGAGATACAGGAACTGCGCGATGGTCTGGCAGCCCGTGCCACCGAGGCAGACATGACAGCGCTACGCGCACGCCTCGAGCACGTCGAGCAGCAGCTCCTGGACCTCAGGACAAAGCCATTCCCTCCACCGCCGACGCCTTCCGCGACCCAACCGAAAAAGACCGCTCGCCCCAAGCCCGCCCCGCTTTTGCCACCGTTCTCAGTGTTGGGTGTCGAGTCCCGCGGGGGTGAGCGCTTTCTGGCGGTCGCACCTCCTGACAGTCGCTCTCTTAGAGATGTTCGGCTGCTGCATAGCGGCGAGCAGCTCGGGGCCTGGCGCCTGAAAGTGCTGGAGCCGAACTCAGCCATCTTCGCGGTGGCCGCTCAGCCAGACCAAACCGTGCACCTCCCTTGA
- a CDS encoding DUF3158 family protein: MNPLTSTQPMPFDTLTPDAYRQLEHAASLKGLLKPFKGKGELEHLAQVARDIEAQLCHLMEAVVQQAGQPPYSLLDIRLVLQNTSAGSTFVRWRTRDFARMGVAVWERQVCNKALPQVVREGLRHFECNRIALNLQMSVVHSLYRQASTCAIKMASAERLLRQFTTAVEVSG; encoded by the coding sequence ATGAATCCCCTGACCTCGACTCAACCAATGCCCTTCGACACATTGACACCCGATGCCTATCGACAGCTCGAACACGCCGCCTCCCTAAAAGGCCTTTTAAAACCTTTTAAGGGTAAGGGGGAGTTGGAGCACCTGGCGCAGGTGGCGAGGGACATCGAGGCGCAGTTATGTCACCTGATGGAGGCGGTGGTGCAGCAGGCCGGACAACCTCCTTACTCACTGCTGGATATTCGATTGGTGCTGCAGAACACCAGCGCTGGCAGCACCTTTGTGCGTTGGCGCACCCGTGACTTCGCTCGTATGGGGGTAGCGGTCTGGGAACGCCAGGTCTGCAACAAAGCCTTGCCGCAGGTCGTACGCGAGGGATTGCGCCATTTCGAATGCAATCGCATCGCACTGAACCTACAGATGAGTGTGGTGCATTCGCTCTACCGCCAGGCCTCGACCTGCGCGATCAAAATGGCCAGTGCCGAACGGTTACTGCGCCAATTCACAACCGCAGTGGAGGTATCAGGATGA
- a CDS encoding DNA topoisomerase III produces the protein MRLFLCEKPAQGRDIAKVLGATRRGDGCLIGIDSTVTWCIGHLLETAPPEAYGIQYKNWSLDHLPIIPEQWQVEVKPKTAAQFKVIKRLLSEATSVVIATDADREGEMIARELLELCKYRGPVERLWLSALNEASIRKALSSLKSSQETFPLYHSALARSRADWLIGMNLSRLFTLLGRRAGYDGVLSVGRVQTPTLRLVVDRDRAIASFVSVPYWDVDVHLSSTGQPFIASWLPPSSGGDEAGRCLQQTLARHAVQAISSGMTATVLSLQTEHSREAPPLPFDLSTLQEVCSRKLGLGVQEVLNIAQALYETHKATTYPRSDCRYLPESMFNEVPAVLEALLKTDPALQPSFGRLDRSLHSRVWNDAKVTAHHGIIPTTEPANIARMSEQERQVYELIRSHYLAQFLPHHEFDRTQVVLECGEERLTAVGKQILVQGWKSLLCENTEEDEPSHKSQVLPVLQQGTQCTVDDVELKSMRTAAPKPLTEGDLIKAMKNVAKLVNDPRLKQKLRDTTGIGTEATRAGIIKGLIDRGYLLKKKRALMATAAAHTLIEAVPAAIADPGMTAIWEQALDEIEAGRLSLDAFIDKQANWIAQLVAHCGALTLSIPVETGPACPICNASMFRREGKSGPLWSCSQYRGCKGTVPIRKDTRRP, from the coding sequence ATGCGCCTCTTCCTCTGCGAGAAACCTGCCCAAGGTCGAGACATTGCCAAAGTACTCGGAGCCACCCGGCGCGGTGATGGCTGCCTGATCGGTATCGACTCAACCGTCACCTGGTGTATCGGCCATCTGCTGGAGACGGCCCCACCCGAAGCCTATGGCATTCAGTACAAGAACTGGTCGTTGGATCATCTACCGATCATTCCCGAGCAGTGGCAAGTCGAAGTCAAACCTAAAACTGCGGCACAGTTCAAAGTCATCAAACGCCTGCTCAGTGAAGCCACCAGCGTCGTCATCGCGACCGACGCCGATCGCGAAGGTGAGATGATTGCCCGGGAGTTATTGGAGCTCTGCAAGTATCGAGGTCCCGTTGAGCGCCTCTGGTTGTCCGCACTCAACGAGGCCTCGATTCGCAAAGCACTGTCCTCGCTGAAGTCTAGTCAGGAGACCTTCCCGCTCTATCATTCAGCCCTCGCCCGCAGCCGCGCCGACTGGCTGATCGGCATGAACCTCAGTCGCTTGTTTACTCTCCTCGGACGGCGGGCGGGATACGATGGCGTACTGTCGGTCGGACGCGTCCAAACACCCACTTTGCGCTTGGTAGTCGATCGGGATCGCGCGATTGCCAGCTTCGTCTCTGTGCCCTACTGGGACGTAGATGTGCACCTGTCCTCAACGGGGCAACCATTCATTGCATCGTGGTTACCACCAAGCTCAGGAGGAGATGAGGCCGGTCGTTGCCTGCAGCAGACGCTTGCCCGTCACGCGGTCCAAGCGATCTCTAGCGGTATGACCGCCACAGTACTCTCGCTGCAGACTGAGCACTCCCGCGAAGCGCCACCGCTGCCCTTCGACCTGAGCACACTGCAAGAAGTCTGCTCGCGCAAGTTGGGGCTCGGTGTCCAGGAAGTCCTGAACATCGCCCAGGCTCTGTACGAAACTCACAAAGCCACCACCTACCCGCGCAGCGATTGCCGCTATTTGCCAGAGAGTATGTTCAACGAGGTACCCGCGGTACTCGAAGCCCTGCTCAAAACGGATCCCGCGCTGCAGCCCTCATTCGGAAGACTCGATCGATCACTGCATTCCCGCGTGTGGAACGATGCCAAGGTCACCGCGCACCACGGCATCATCCCCACCACCGAACCGGCGAACATTGCGCGGATGTCCGAACAAGAACGCCAAGTCTACGAACTGATCCGTAGCCACTATCTCGCGCAATTTCTTCCGCATCATGAGTTTGATCGAACCCAGGTCGTACTGGAGTGTGGCGAAGAACGATTGACTGCTGTTGGCAAACAGATCCTGGTCCAGGGCTGGAAAAGCTTGCTCTGCGAAAATACCGAAGAGGATGAGCCCAGTCACAAGTCCCAAGTATTGCCCGTCTTGCAACAGGGTACTCAGTGCACCGTGGACGACGTCGAACTCAAGTCCATGCGCACTGCCGCTCCCAAGCCACTCACTGAGGGCGATCTGATCAAGGCCATGAAAAATGTGGCCAAGCTGGTCAACGACCCACGCCTGAAACAGAAGCTTCGGGACACCACCGGTATCGGCACCGAAGCCACGCGAGCCGGCATCATCAAAGGGTTGATTGATCGCGGTTATTTGCTGAAGAAAAAACGCGCTTTAATGGCCACGGCGGCGGCCCATACCCTGATCGAGGCGGTACCCGCTGCAATCGCAGACCCCGGCATGACCGCGATCTGGGAACAGGCTCTGGACGAAATCGAAGCGGGACGTCTGTCCCTGGATGCATTCATCGACAAGCAGGCGAACTGGATTGCGCAGTTGGTCGCACACTGCGGAGCGCTCACCTTGTCGATACCGGTCGAAACCGGCCCGGCCTGCCCCATTTGCAATGCCTCAATGTTCAGGCGAGAGGGGAAATCAGGGCCGCTCTGGTCATGCTCTCAGTACCGCGGCTGTAAGGGTACAGTGCCAATCAGAAAAGATACGCGTCGCCCATGA
- a CDS encoding helix-turn-helix domain-containing protein yields MAHKHPTQAQIGRMIAKHRTERNLTQEEVAERLGIGSEAISRLERGVVELSVVKLMQLADIFDCRMDELLTESSNRPNDQGQMIAGLLNGLKESDRAFILATVERLATHLANK; encoded by the coding sequence TTGGCACATAAACATCCAACCCAAGCCCAAATCGGGCGCATGATCGCGAAGCACCGCACCGAGCGTAATCTGACTCAGGAAGAGGTGGCTGAACGCTTGGGGATCGGCAGCGAAGCCATATCGCGTCTAGAGCGGGGTGTGGTGGAGCTTTCCGTGGTCAAGCTGATGCAGTTAGCGGATATTTTCGACTGCCGGATGGATGAACTGCTGACGGAGTCGAGTAATCGTCCCAATGACCAGGGCCAGATGATCGCGGGTCTGCTGAACGGTCTGAAAGAAAGCGACCGTGCCTTTATCCTGGCGACCGTCGAACGATTGGCTACTCATCTCGCCAACAAATGA
- a CDS encoding STY4534 family ICE replication protein yields MAHANQSQEATTYFNLHTVGIGYLNRVREVQVRRGQPFMACDIAALHGATDAVEYTRFDCKVAGGEAERLIRLYTDAVNAEKKVLLSFRIGDLWIDPFLYEKGEKQGQPGASLKGRLLFIDWIKVNGTFEYKAPARQEATAPAEQAPNSEPSPPSADAEAEEIETPTEARVEPESPSTPRTARRDATRTVQSV; encoded by the coding sequence ATGGCCCACGCCAACCAATCCCAAGAAGCGACCACTTACTTCAACCTGCACACCGTCGGTATCGGCTACCTCAACCGTGTTCGTGAAGTACAAGTCCGCCGCGGCCAGCCATTCATGGCCTGCGATATCGCCGCCCTGCACGGTGCCACCGATGCCGTGGAGTACACCCGCTTCGACTGCAAGGTCGCTGGAGGCGAAGCTGAACGTTTGATTCGTCTCTATACGGACGCCGTCAACGCCGAGAAAAAGGTCTTGCTGTCGTTCCGTATCGGCGATCTGTGGATCGATCCGTTTCTCTACGAGAAAGGCGAGAAACAAGGCCAACCGGGCGCCAGCCTGAAAGGTCGTTTGCTGTTCATCGACTGGATCAAGGTCAACGGCACGTTCGAGTACAAAGCGCCCGCCAGGCAGGAAGCAACAGCACCTGCTGAGCAAGCGCCAAACAGTGAGCCATCCCCACCATCGGCTGATGCCGAAGCTGAGGAGATCGAAACCCCAACAGAGGCTCGGGTCGAACCTGAATCTCCATCCACTCCCCGCACGGCTCGCCGTGATGCCACCCGTACCGTTCAGTCCGTCTGA